CGTCTTTCTCCTCTAGGgggcgtgggggcgcgtgggtgCGTGAGGTTTAGTCATCTTCAACCTCGGATGGGCGTGGGGGCGTGTGAGTTGCAGTAGATGCATGTGTTGATTTTCTcggggcgcgtgtgggctcctccgacctccatttttgattccgtttgcggcaacggattcgtctcgacatgaggaacaccctggagttgtaaaaaaaaaaaaaatgattttgaccaacttgaatttttggacagctcgaaccagagctctgataccaattgttgcgcctccggcctgtccaaaaatcacacaagacaatatttaagtggttcagcaaattacCTACATCACTGGagtctcttttatagaatttgtacaagattcacaaaaactctacaaatttctatctctctctcacgtactctctttctctcttgttTCTCTCCCACTACCTTTTGCAACTGAgttctctcctatttataggagagagcagcctacCATCTCTACATTAGGTGCAGCATTTTATGACCTTGCTACAGAGATAGTGGGTGGGTGATTTGGTGGCTGCAGTTAATGCCTAATACAACAAAATACcaaacggtgcatgtgcagcagTTATGCATCCCTTGCATtcatacttgggttgattcaacacATTTAGCCAGAGAACAAGAGGCTTTGAAGCAGGGTTTGTGATGCCCTCAAATCTCACGTACGGACATGTGGAAATCAAGATGtcggaatgatgacaacacgggtcaccaccctatcgccaagcgCCAAGTTGtgaacatgcaacaagtgtgcaaataaaaacacgcagcggataacaaaaatcttttaactaagtaccagaatttttctttatttaatataaacctgttcaaaacatacataagaaaatattacaagccacaaatatcgtttcaataCCAAAcaacaaggcataaaactccaaatcaatactccggcggagccgcctccttgggctcagcctcctcctcctcgacatctgcatcaaaatctgcggtatcaaaatggtgccgcaggtaagtaaagatccaaacgccacaagataaaaacatattaaactcaacaatatgcatgaaagaatgctaaatgcacatatcccataaatccacattttttcacgcacgccaaaaatctcattttggcccaaaacatttcctttaaacataacctcgccattatcttcgataatggcccaaaaaccaaaccatcagagcactgtaggtgggaatcacaggcgagactctaccaccatccctgctcaccaccgtccctaagCGTGCACAGTAGGTGGAaatcacaggcaggattctaccaccgttcctacttaccaccatccctacgccgcgtgcaccgtaggcgggaattacagacgggattctaccaccgtccctgcttaccaccgtccctacacgtgcctctgactcaaaccagtcaatccaatcgttcacatataccataaatcatttctcgcttacaagccaaattttcattttacaaacacatatacatgcatgcaactacacgaaaatccagttttccctttttaaacatgaacatccATGCACTATAcagtgcaaacatcaaggcacaacatctccaacaaatatcaacatcaaccaaacataaatagctccatcctcaaatccatccaacccccgactccttggactcagtccggcaaccaaccaatcacaagtATTTGTTGAagcaaaaatacatttaaatcttaaagcaagtttgaaaaatacttacagcgctataagatatttttcgaaggatcacgacattgcaaacggcgaagaaaaagtaacgtaacaatgtaaaatacactgtggctgtgggttgtaaaatacccactttcgaacggggacaaaccaagacttgaaattgatagggaatgacctaaagatatttatgaagctaatggaagtgagttttggctgtgggtggtggtggaaacggcggtgaaagcgaaaaaagggcaaatcggagttgagctcgtgggagctgcttcggcaacAGATcggggctggaaatgggtgggttatgACAGTAAGAGGTAAGTGATGAAGtagtgaagagatggtggccagaagtggagcgacgacggcagAAGATGGGCTCTCGgcagctcggatggaggtgagatttggtggggtggttcaccggtcggagggggaagtttctgggtgggtggttaGCCACGTCGTCAgggagcggcggttctgggctgaagaagcaaccggcgatagagagagaaagaaggtgCAACTCGcgcaggaggaagaagaaagaaaaaagaaaaagaagaaaaaaggaaaagaacgaaaggaaaagaggaaaaaaaagagaaaagaaaaagaaaagattggggaaaagaaatgagatccaatcctcacctctggagtttaaaaactgatctgacgaaaacaattttaaaaactataaaatgactaaattaatttaaacaccacgtcaaactaaaatataataaataactagtaaaactaagaactaaattttaagtctaaaaacaaactaaattaaataacacaacaatttaaattcaaaacgataaataaaataaagaaagctccacaaaacaaatatcacaactaactaaatctaattaaatacaataatttaaaataaaagaactaatattttaattaaattaaaatatttttttattaaaaatacacataaaaataagatatcacAGGATTTCCTTCAGCTTCAACAAAGTAGTAAAAAAGAGCTCTCTGTTGCTGTTCATCAATGGTGATGAAGCCAGCAAATTGTTAGAAACTGAACCGTGTCTGGCCAGGTAGACTTTTGATTTTGTGAGCTACGGGATGAGACTCCACTGGAATGAGAGTTTGGAAGAACGACGCACAGATTATGCCCAAGACCATGATCCATTGCTGAAACTTCATGATTAtggaatgagatggaagagtgaGATCAGAATGTTAATCATGCTGACAAAACACTCTTCAGACTGTTAATGATGCATCAAAGACATGCTTTAAGAACTTAGATTTTCCAAATTAAACATTATGGTTACATACAATATGGttttaaaagtaatcaaattaATTCTTTGCTGTTTTGAAGTACTTCTAGAAATCTATAttgccaagttttttttttttaaattaaaattaacctTTCCGCAAATAATTGGCTAATAAGTACCCATAAGGGAAGAATCAAGCaagttttttctttcctttttttttttttgggcccaTAAGAACAAAGACAAGACATCAATTAATAAGAATGTCTAGCACGTGTGGATTGATTGTCAACTTAGTGCCCATAAAGTCCAGTTTATCTACATATCAACAATAACATCGGATCAACTAAGCACCattctctcctctctttctGACAACATTCGCACGTAGGTAGTTGGCCTCAACACTTCACGTGAGGTCTGGAATACCCTTGAGAGAATGTTCTCTTCCACATCATCTACCCGTATTATGAGTACACGATTTCAGCTTTCAACCTCGAGAAAAGGCTCCCTCTCTATTGCTAACTATTTCACAACAATTAAACAATTATCTGACATTCTCTCAGCTATAAGTCATCCTCTCGATGACTCAGGAATTATTTCCTACATACTTGCTGGTCTCCCTTCCAATTATGACTCCCTTATTACCTCAGTCACTACTCGTGTAGATCCCATGTCCCTCACTAATCTCTATGGCCATCTATTGACCCATGAACTATGTTTAGAACAATAATCTCCTTCTccaaatttttgtttcccatcagcTAATCTTGCCACAAATGGATCTCCTTGTAACCCCAACTGCTCATTCCATAACAACCGTGTTCGACGCTCTCATGGTAGGGGGTGTGGTCATGGCAATCCTTCATCTAGTTTGCCAACCATGTCTCCTACCAATTCTGGATCTCACCCACAGTGCCAGCTTTGCAACAAAATTGGTCATCTTGCAGCTTGTTGGCATAGGTTTGATCAAGCTTTCCAAGCCACCCCACCTCCTCAAGCCTATGCTGCTACCTCTCACCAAGCTGCAGATTCATCCTGATATCCAGACACAGGAGCAACATCTCACATTACCTCTGAAGTATAGAATCTCAACCTCTATGTTGAAGAGTACATTGGACAGGATCAAGTACGTGTCGGCAATGGTCAGGGACTAAATATTCATCACACCGGTTCTTCTTTTTTGCTCTCATCCTCtaaatctttcttcttaaaTAATATCTTCATGTATctgcaataaaaaaaatctattgttAGTATATCAATTCACCAAAGACAATAACGTATATTTTGAATTCCATCCATCTTTTTTCTGTGTCAAGGATCCATCATTGGGAATAATCCTACTCAGCGACAAAAGTAAAAATGGGCTCTACCCTCTCCCAACAATCTCTTCTATCTCTTCATTATCTCCACTAGTCGCCAACTTAGGTGAACGTGTGTCTGTTGCACAATGGCATTCTAGACTTGGTCACTTTGCCTTACGCACAGTTCATCAAGTCGTCCCCAAAATCATCTACGAATCTTGAGAGATTAGACAAGTCTCTATATGTCATCCTTGCCAACTTGGCAAGAGTCAcaaactttcattttatttatcccCTTCTAGGTCTTCGAGTTCATTTGAGTTACTTTTCATTGATGTATGGGGTCCTGCCCCAATTGAATCtatgcaaggaaaaaaaaaaaatcttatttttgcaTTGTTGATGACTTCTCCAAATTCATGTGGATTTTTTCACTCAAGCAAAAATCATTTGTTCTTCAAACCTTTATTTATTTCCAATCTCAAATGGAATGAATATTCTCATGTCAAATAAAAAATGTGCAATCTGATTGGGGTGGGGAATTCAAGTCCTTACATACACATTCCTATCTGCTGGCATTAACCATCGACTTGCTTGTCCCCACACTCATGAAAAAAATGACTCAGTTGAACGCCATCATCGTCATCTTGTAGAAATTGGCCTTGCTCTAATGGCTGCTGCCTCTATCCCACATTGCTATTGGGACAAGGCTTTCCAAACAGCATGCTATCTCATCAATCACATACCTTCTCCCACAACATCTCCCAAAACCCCTCTTGAACATTTATACAAACACCCACTAgattacaattttttgaaaattttttgttctACTTGCTGGCCATATCTCTGTCCCTACAATCGCCATAAACTTGACTACAGGTCCACTCTCTGTCTTCATTGGATATAGCACACAGCGCAAGGGTTACCACGATCTAGACCCATTAACCAATCATATTTGCATCTCTCGCCATGTCATTTTTGATGAAAACGATTCCCCTTTGCAAATGCATCTTCTCCTTTGCAAAAATAGCCATTATTGGCCATATCACTCCCTTTCTCCATCCAACTTTCCCCGCCTCACTTTCCTTCTAATTATCACTCACCAGAGCCTCCAGTTGAATCGTGTGATGCTCCCACTTCAGTTCCTTTACCTGCTCCTAATATAGACTATGATCCTTCTCCAGCTCCTCCTCCAACTTCTCGTCACCATGTGCAGACATGGTCCAAAAACAACATCAGTAAACAGAAAAAGACACCACCTGACATGGTTTGTTATCCTCTTCATCGAGCCTTGTTCACCATAGTAGAAGACAACATCACTGAACCAATATGCTTTTCCTTATCTGTCAAAGACCGCAACTGGTGCATGGCTATGAACGATGAGTTTCAAGTCCTCATGGATGATGGAACTTGGGCTCTTGTCCCTCATCAACTCAACATGAATCTCATTGGTTGCAAATTGGCCTATAAAGTTAAACGACATGCAGATGGGTCCATAGAAAGATACAAAACTTGTCTTGTTGCAAAGAGCTTTCATCAAGTACCCGGCATTGATTATGATGATACCTTTAGACCAGTTGTGAAACCAACAACCATCAGGATAGTCCTCTCCATTTAGATCATGTTTCCGAACGCATGTTGTCAGTACATTTCATTTCAAGCAATGATCAACTGGCTGATACACTTACCAAACCACTACCAACTACATGATTTTGCCAGTTACGAGCCAATCTCAATGTTCACGAGTTACTCTTGAGATTGAGTTACTCTTGAGATTGAGGAGGCATATTAAGATAAACTCCAACTTATCTGCAGATCAACAACAACACCAGAGTAACAAGGAAAAAGATCATAACAACTCAAATGAAGATAAGGATAGAGACCAGCAACAATACAAGCAACAACATTGTGATGGAGATAAAGTAAAAATAGGATAATAACAAAATtgtattcaaaattcaaattcctTGTAACTGTATGTAGAAATTCCTCTATAAATAGACACGAAGGTTCCCTCAGATGAATTAAGGAGGAAACCATTTTCTGCACAATTATTTTCTGTAATTCTTTTGTGCCACTAGTCTACAATTTCCATCTCTGTCTTCCTCATATCAAAAAGACATTGTCCAAAACATAAAAAGCTGGGTGGGGGGTTAAAGTAAGATAAGGATTGCTTGGTAGGGCGAGAGTGCTTGCTTCCCTTTTTAGCTCTttggcatttttctttttcttttgggttAAGTAGATATAtgggtattttttaaaataaaaattttatatgcagtcacttttatatactcttttgtgcactttattgatgtaattggttgaatattataaaaaaaattgatacatcCAATCAATAGAATGCATAAAgagtatgtaaaagtgactatatgcAGCAAAactatgataaataaaaaaaaatgtgtaaagaTGGTAGGCAAATGGGtagcaaaatttaaaataaaaaatgttatcattgaaagaaaaagaaaagtggaACCGTACAATCAATTGACTAATGATGAATACGcatgttgttatatatatatatatatatagcaactaGTTCTCATTGTCATCCTGTTGGGTTACAAAGTTTAGAGTCTAAATGGAGTACTACTATCCATCTGCCTTTACTTTTTTAACACCATGCACTTGGTGATgtggtatttttaaaaatttttttccttcaagtAAAACGAACGTTTTACCAAATTTCTTTCTCCGCATGCCTATTCAAATTTTTCCTCTCCCCTGCGTCGCCCCTCTCCCACGTTGCTCCTCTGCCCTCCTTCAGCCAACTGTGTTTCGTTTGTTGAGCAAGTAACACAATAACTTGAAAGGATGAAATAATGAGCATAGACAAATTAGTGTGGCAATCTTAATGAGCACATGCTAATGTATCTCAGCTGTGAGAGTAgagcttgaagaagaagaagacaatggATGATCGGTGATGGATTCAATGAGCAAAGTCAAGGAAGATGGAAGGCTCTGGTTCTATCTTTGGcgccaaacaaagaaaaagcgTGGAAACATGGGAACAAGATAGAGAGGgagtgaaatgaaaataaaggtAACTTGAAGAAATGAGGAAAATCAGCATGAGGAGGAAagatgaattaattaaaaatatttacattaatgaacaagaatttccacatgtagaggaaTCACTGTAGTAGAATGTAAATTGTCTTTAAAATATAAGATCTAATGGAGTTCTCTTTTGAGagcatttttaaatattttaaagaaaaatgtattttacaaGACCCATTGGGAGTGCTCTTACCGCGTGGCCTCTTTCAAAGTATTTGGGCGATTTTTGGCTTACGTGTCGCTTGGCTCCCCTCTCACCAAGCGCAAGGATCAACGAGGCGAGCTAAGTTTATGCACAGCTCGTCCTCCATCAGAGTATCTGAGGAGAGCTAGGCTTATGCATCGCTAGTCCTCCGTCAGTGCATTTGGGCGAGCCAGGCTTACAAGCTGCTCGTCCTCCGTCAATGCATTTGGGAGAGCCAGGCTTACGCTCTGCTCGTCCTTCATCAGATTGTTTGGGCGAGCCCTGCCTTAAACGGGCCACTCGATCACCTTTGAAGATTCAGAGCAAGTTTAGCCTTAACGCGCTGCTCAACTATCTCCTTCTTATCTCACCTGGATGGGCTGTGTGGTCGCACTTTGTGCAGTCGACCCCATGGTCCCGCTTAATCCCAGCTCGGAAATCTTTATTGCTTAATGAGGAACGGAGGATGAGAATCAATTATCGGAATTTATTTCTCTACATGCTTGAACAGGTCAAGTCGGATGCATATTTTACTTCTGAAGATTCTCAAAATCAGCTTTTGAGCAAAATTAACCTTAAGAATCGCAAATATCTGTTAGGAGTGATATTTGTCATAGGGACACAAGGGCCCTCAAAGCCCAAGGCCACTAAGGGGGCTTCACTAGAGGACAAGATATGGGAAAAAGAAGGGGATACGGGACAAGGAAAGAAAGGAGATGAAACAATGTTAGGCTTACAAGCAGAgaataagggaaaagaaatgaggtaagGTGATGTGACATAAACgggggaaaagaaagagataaaaagAGGTGGAACAGACGACTTGGGGGATCTTCGAATGGACTCTTGGCCAGACTTTAGAAAGGCTTCTTAAgaaggcttcttcaacctccaaaCAAGGTATCCTGCAATAATATCCAAACTGGGAAGAATGATCTATAAATCTACTGTACAGTAAGGATGAGAAACCCAAAGATTCTGTAAATCAAGCTTATTTAGTGGATTCTCCCCTCCCCAAACCCTCATGGTTCAGTCTAGTGTCGAATCACATAAATCCATATGtctatttttctctatttttcctgCACTCGTATACTGTTCACCACCAtggtcatatatatatgcatggactCTGTACAGCTGCACCAGACCAGTCGAGGGCCCACATTACCTCGTCCAAGCCCAACACCACAGGGCCCACATATCCCCGACCTGAGCCCAAGCGCCACCCTCAACGAGCTGGAGGGGATCCTTCTCCTCTTCCGGTCTATTGACGAAAATCATACGTTAACccctatcattttccaaacTTGTAAAGCCATTGAGTTTTGGAGTGTTactattaatttgtttttagtaatgttagatataaatcacacacatttattttgaaaaagcgtagaatttattattataatattaatttttatataaatcacatatttattttgttttttgaaagaGTGTGTGAGGaacttacatattttaaaactgtaaatatcatttatcttctttttctcattatttagttttagatttttttttctaattatcaatttttattcaaataaaatataatattattttaaaataatatgctgctgaaaatgataaagtttaaaataaatagcgACTTTCAGTTTTTAAGATCACGTAGTTTTGAGTCTTTTGACTGAAGTAAATGATTGGTTAAGAGTAAAGTTTTGCTTAAGATGTTGACAATTATtaccaaaaataattttgaaaatacgAAGTTTTGTTCCTCTTTACGAAGGAATATTgcaaaaataaagtaattaCGAATCCAAATTAggctacaaaaaaaatttaaaatgtcattatttttaacttttcgaAGATTTCAAATGATGTTTTGATTACGTACGTGGATTTCTAaacgagtaatgttatatattatatcattattttatttttattttgttatataagatgtaacatatttattattattagataataaataattattctattaaagaattatttaatgataataaatataccacatcttatataataagataaaaataagatggtagtatagtatatagattttttatttttggcaaatACATGCTGCATTCATGGAAGAATTTCAAATTAATAGTAATATCACGTGCATATATCGGCCATACGTACAACAACATTGATCAGCTCTTATTAGaacttaatatatattactGAGAGTAAAGATCTCTCTTTTAGCACTTGATCATGTTGCCGGCAGGGGTTTGCCTGCAATAAACTCCTTAAAGAGCGTTAATGATCTCTCTGGTTGAGAGGCTGGAGCTGCGTGAGAAGCTCCTCTTATGCTGGCAAAGGATAGCATCATCTTTCCATATACCTGTGTCCAACCACCAACCtgccataataataataaatcaggAAATTATTATAAGAACACCATGCATTTGGCAACTCTACTCTTTAGAAAGTTCGAATTTTGAGATATGTTTTCAGAAGTTGACATGAATACTTTCATGACCTGTTTTCCTTCAAACCAAGCTCTGTAAGGTACAGTTGTTTTCAGACCCAACTCCACTGCTAATCCATGCACGAGTGTCCGAGTCCCGGTAAATGGGATAACGGAATCCTGATCTCCACTGTCAGATATTATCCAAATCACATTCATTATTGATAACGGGGACAAGCATATGGAGTACGACAATAACGAGCTCGAAATTCGATCGTTTAAGAGCTTATTAGAGATCGATACCTGTAAACCAAGGCCCGGATGCCAGACTTGACAAGTGATCCTACGACAGGAATCGTAGGTTTCTCTCGGTCTCTCGCATCATATTTTGGAACCctgaaattaaaaattgtaaGAGATGATCAGCATCTAAGAACTAATTGCGATAACCCATTTGATGCATGTTATAATTAATTACTACGATTCTTAACAGATGTGCATGTTATTACTTGCTGCATAAAACCCATTTTGGGACTCCAACGAGCCGGGCATGGAGAGCCTGCTGCACATCTTTCCTGTTCAAATACTTGTCTGTATTTTCTTGAGCGCAGACATCTTCCTTGCTCTGCCTAACTGGCTGTAAGCAGAGGGAGAAATGAAAAGACTGTTTGAAATCAAAACAAGATCATATAATAATGCAATCTTTTTGGGGAACTAATTCATTCACCTGTTGACTGGAAGCATCTGAGAGTGAATGAAAAGATGACAAAGTCTCAACTCTAGATTGTAGAGGGTGATACAGAGTCTCCACTTGAGATTGACCAGATGACTGCTCACAGACATCACCAATGACATAGTATCGATCGATTGACAGAGAAAGTTGTCTTGAAAGTTGGGTATATACAGCAGTACAGGCGGGAGAAAGAAAGCCGCCATATATGGCCTCTCGCATCATCTGAGAACTGTTGCAATATTTACTGAGAAGGCTATAAACAGCATCAGATATCAAGCCATGAGACCAGTTATACTCGTCCGGCGCATTGAAATCAGTGGCGAATTCCAGAAGAGGATTCCCTATCTGCAGTAGTGTTCGttacagatttaaaaaaattttctcattgtgaaaaatcaaataattaattcGAGAAGTCATATTTCCATCATGTCTACTCACAGCGATCCCCTTCAATTTGAACTTCAAATTGGACTGAACAATGAGATGTGCAAGTTGTGGAACATAATGACCTATTACCAACAACAGCAACattaaattaagagaaatgaaaTTTGTAATTTTCGGAAGTGTAAATCTCGCACACTGGTTTAAAAATAGTAAGTAAATTTGAGATCCacctaaaaaaattacttttttaaaaatacattccatttttttataaagaaaatttcgGAACTTGGACCCCTTTTATCTAACATTTCTCTTTAATTATTCTCACTCTTACACATAGGCTTATCAAAAGAGAATTATTTCAGTTTCGAAAACTAGGCATAGTGTGGCAACCCAGTCATCATATCTTATCTACGACGTGCTCTCTATCGTACTTTTCTAACAGTAATTAATGCCCGCACGCACATGAACAATCATGCCGATGATAATGGATGGTCTTCATTAAGAGGGacaaacaaaaactaaagggaAGGAATTTACCGGCATAGCTCTCTCCCGCGATAAAAAAATCTCTGTTTTGGTATTCCGGAAACTTGGCAAACCAGAGTTTCAGGAATAAGAGACTGTCTTGTGCTGAAAAAAAGCAGAACCAAATGTCagttttgaaatatatatgcatgtctAAGCTTGTTATTTGATAAACATCCCCTCGTAGCTGTAATTCTCATGTAAAATAGTCTAAAAGCTA
This is a stretch of genomic DNA from Carya illinoinensis cultivar Pawnee chromosome 3, C.illinoinensisPawnee_v1, whole genome shotgun sequence. It encodes these proteins:
- the LOC122303327 gene encoding serine carboxypeptidase-like 45 is translated as MKFQQWIMVMAVTCASFFLTIIPVESHPVAHKIKSLPGQPRVSFQQFAGFITIDEQQQRALFYYFVEAEGNPASKPLVLWLNGGPGCSSVGAGAFIEHGPFRPSGYNLVKNEYSWNKEANMLYLESPAGVGFSYSSNKSFYSYVDDEITAQDSLLFLKLWFAKFPEYQNRDFFIAGESYAGHYVPQLAHLIVQSNLKFKLKGIAIGNPLLEFATDFNAPDEYNWSHGLISDAVYSLLSKYCNSSQMMREAIYGGFLSPACTAVYTQLSRQLSLSIDRYYVIGDVCEQSSGQSQVETLYHPLQSRVETLSSFHSLSDASSQQPVRQSKEDVCAQENTDKYLNRKDVQQALHARLVGVPKWVLCSKVPKYDARDREKPTIPVVGSLVKSGIRALVYSGDQDSVIPFTGTRTLVHGLAVELGLKTTVPYRAWFEGKQVGGWTQVYGKMMLSFASIRGASHAAPASQPERSLTLFKEFIAGKPLPAT